One Candidatus Cloacimonas sp. DNA window includes the following coding sequences:
- a CDS encoding Do family serine endopeptidase, with protein sequence MKMWKQLFLVLMTLSVMSCATAKDNMIDLNSPNPVVEVVKNVREAVVQIRVEAKVTVQNYMNPFSDDPWFRQFFQFPQEQTRPIVSLGSGFIYEYNASTREAFILTNNHVVEKGREGTITVTMADKVVYTGSVVGLDPSTDVAVIKVVVKEGEKVTVAPLGDSDKLQIGEWAIAIGNPFSEGLDRTVTLGVISATSRANLNLGENSPIYQDFIQTDAAINSGNSGGPLLNIKGEVIGINSALASTNGGNVGIGFAIPINLAKRVVQDLVASGKVTRAYIGILPQEITPDIMEAYGLKEVAGVLVTKVEKDSPADKAGIHEEDIITEINGEKVTSVPKFRIAIATAKVGQELPLKIVRDRKEISVRVVLEAYPEDIVAANDNAKGGPATGISVESIDSQAAKRLNVTSDKGVVVTKVEPNSPAAKSGLKVGYVIIKIEGKEINSPKEFNTELEIAKTNMDKENRKTIRLYVLDTNKQPSVVILKFE encoded by the coding sequence ATGAAAATGTGGAAACAATTATTCCTGGTGCTGATGACATTATCTGTTATGAGTTGCGCCACAGCGAAAGATAATATGATCGACCTCAATAGTCCCAATCCTGTAGTGGAAGTAGTAAAAAATGTGCGCGAGGCGGTTGTTCAAATCAGAGTTGAGGCAAAAGTGACCGTTCAAAATTATATGAATCCCTTCTCTGACGATCCCTGGTTCCGTCAATTTTTCCAGTTTCCTCAAGAACAAACTCGCCCCATCGTCTCTTTAGGTAGCGGTTTTATTTATGAATATAATGCCTCCACTCGTGAAGCATTTATTCTTACCAATAACCATGTTGTGGAAAAAGGTCGGGAAGGAACAATCACTGTAACTATGGCAGATAAAGTTGTTTACACGGGTTCTGTAGTTGGTTTAGACCCCAGCACAGATGTAGCCGTTATCAAAGTTGTAGTTAAAGAAGGCGAAAAAGTGACCGTTGCACCTTTAGGAGATTCCGATAAACTCCAAATCGGAGAATGGGCAATCGCCATAGGTAATCCTTTCAGCGAAGGACTGGATCGAACAGTTACTTTGGGTGTTATATCAGCCACGAGCAGAGCCAATTTAAATTTGGGTGAAAATTCTCCCATATATCAGGATTTCATCCAAACCGATGCAGCCATCAATAGTGGTAACAGTGGCGGACCTCTTTTAAATATCAAAGGCGAGGTCATAGGTATCAATTCAGCTTTGGCAAGCACTAATGGAGGCAATGTCGGCATCGGTTTTGCCATTCCCATCAATCTTGCTAAGCGAGTTGTGCAAGATCTTGTTGCCAGTGGAAAAGTTACCCGTGCCTACATCGGCATTTTACCCCAGGAAATAACCCCGGATATTATGGAAGCTTACGGTTTGAAAGAAGTTGCCGGAGTCCTTGTTACCAAAGTGGAAAAGGATTCTCCCGCCGATAAAGCCGGCATTCACGAAGAAGATATCATTACTGAAATTAACGGTGAAAAAGTAACCAGTGTGCCTAAATTCCGCATTGCCATCGCTACTGCCAAAGTAGGACAAGAACTTCCTCTCAAAATTGTGCGTGATAGAAAAGAAATATCTGTGCGCGTCGTTTTAGAAGCATATCCCGAAGATATTGTCGCAGCCAACGATAATGCAAAAGGAGGACCGGCCACAGGTATCAGCGTAGAATCAATTGATAGCCAAGCAGCCAAGCGTTTAAATGTCACCAGCGATAAGGGTGTGGTAGTTACTAAAGTGGAACCAAATTCTCCCGCCGCCAAGTCCGGATTAAAAGTCGGCTATGTCATCATTAAAATTGAAGGCAAAGAAATTAATAGCCCCAAAGAATTCAATACTGAGCTGGAAATAGCCAAAACCAATATGGATAAAGAAAACCGCAAGACCATTCGGCTTTATGTGCTGGATACTAATAAACAGCCCTCGGTAGTAATTCTAAAATTTGAATAA
- the thyX gene encoding FAD-dependent thymidylate synthase, whose amino-acid sequence MKVNIAGFNIDKELVDKLNSSIATPELISASYARISRSNKSIEELRKEALTELEKARKTNTDIIFEMGHSSVAEHAVFNIDIVGISRVLTELVQRSRIASFTEKSQRYVTFNKDYVVPAEFANRPKLKKPYKQMMDSLFQEYELCFNALNELYKTQKPKLKTKERECLAKEDARYILPLSTKTQMGMTINARSLENLLRRLAKHPFQEADELKELLLQNVSAIAPSLIRYTEDSQYDGKIDLEKVGFSGFLQQELPWVKELDMANKLKVISVPDNADDKVLAAIIYQQGELDWNETLETVSHLPRVIKQQLWNQVFRNLKPWHKVPRAFEIVDFVFELTMSESCWAQFKRHRYCTILRKGSSSFVAKIPPAIKAIKREKIWSDLNNELSRLGSSLPPKFAYLTPYFRTNASLVTILVKMNLREIYHFTRLRSDENAQWEIREISQLMTKQVKNAAPQASVLLCGKSEFKNPYA is encoded by the coding sequence GCCACACCAGAACTAATTTCTGCCTCTTACGCCAGAATAAGTCGCAGCAATAAAAGCATTGAAGAGCTTCGCAAAGAAGCGCTTACAGAACTGGAAAAAGCCCGCAAAACCAATACTGATATTATTTTTGAAATGGGACACAGTTCCGTAGCTGAACATGCTGTTTTTAATATTGACATTGTAGGAATTTCCAGAGTGCTTACGGAATTGGTTCAGCGCAGCAGAATTGCCTCTTTTACAGAAAAATCTCAAAGATATGTAACTTTTAACAAGGATTATGTAGTTCCTGCGGAATTTGCCAATAGACCAAAGTTGAAAAAGCCCTATAAGCAAATGATGGATTCTCTTTTTCAGGAATATGAGCTCTGTTTTAATGCTTTGAACGAATTGTATAAGACCCAAAAACCCAAATTAAAAACAAAGGAAAGAGAATGTCTTGCCAAAGAGGATGCGCGTTATATTTTGCCTCTTTCTACCAAAACTCAAATGGGTATGACCATCAATGCCCGCAGTTTGGAAAATTTACTGAGGCGTTTAGCTAAACATCCTTTCCAAGAAGCGGACGAACTAAAAGAACTTCTTCTCCAAAATGTTTCAGCCATAGCTCCATCTTTAATTCGCTACACGGAAGATTCTCAATACGACGGAAAGATTGATCTGGAAAAAGTAGGTTTTAGCGGTTTTTTGCAACAGGAACTTCCCTGGGTTAAAGAACTGGATATGGCTAATAAACTGAAAGTAATAAGTGTTCCGGATAATGCCGATGACAAAGTTTTAGCTGCCATAATCTATCAGCAGGGAGAACTTGATTGGAATGAAACCCTCGAGACCGTTTCCCATTTACCCCGCGTAATTAAACAGCAGCTCTGGAACCAGGTTTTTCGTAATCTTAAGCCCTGGCATAAAGTTCCTCGCGCCTTTGAAATTGTTGATTTCGTTTTTGAATTAACAATGAGCGAAAGCTGCTGGGCTCAATTCAAGCGTCATCGTTATTGCACTATTTTACGCAAAGGCAGCAGTTCATTTGTAGCCAAAATTCCACCTGCCATTAAAGCAATTAAGCGAGAAAAAATATGGAGCGATTTAAATAATGAACTAAGCCGTTTAGGAAGTTCCCTCCCTCCTAAATTTGCTTATTTAACTCCTTATTTTAGAACTAATGCTTCGCTTGTTACTATTTTGGTTAAGATGAATCTGCGCGAAATTTATCATTTTACGCGTCTGCGCAGTGACGAAAATGCTCAGTGGGAAATAAGAGAAATATCCCAACTAATGACAAAACAAGTAAAAAATGCTGCGCCGCAAGCAAGTGTTTTACTCTGTGGCAAAAGTGAATTTAAAAATCCCTATGCCTGA